The Doryrhamphus excisus isolate RoL2022-K1 chromosome 18, RoL_Dexc_1.0, whole genome shotgun sequence genome contains a region encoding:
- the manbal gene encoding protein MANBAL, whose product MSADLDLSPPEVPEPTFLESLLRYGLFLGAIFQLVCILAIIVPTSKGHEKEESESVNGKVAEQAKKPKGPAPQIRPKSKKESKKKR is encoded by the exons ATGTCTGCAGATCTGGACCTGTCTCCTCCAGAAGTCCCTGAACCGACTTTTCTAGAGAGCCTACTGCGATATGGTCTCTTTCTTGGTGCTATCTTCCAGCTGGTGTGCATCCTGGCCATCATTGTCCCCACCTCCAAAGGGCATGAAAAG GAGGAGAGTGAGTCTGTTAATGGCAAGGTAGCTGAGCAGGCAAAGAAACCCAAAGGACCAGCGCCTCAAATTCGACCTAAATCaaagaaagaaagcaaaaagAAGCGAtag
- the LOC131106040 gene encoding nuclear factor of activated T-cells, cytoplasmic 2, which yields MTSDISQEELDFADLFLYNPPEDDFSGGFMQANGEQHPLQVVNTSFIKDAPSQSPANESSSSEVAFDSTGLATIPGIIPAPSPRIEITPSGDSLGSQALEQSPGSNVLGTYRECASPASSNSSTGWPAEGSSPSASPSISPSNRGRCATELSTLDLCPYMQGIHTCSTHSSPGNSFTDEPFLLPQRQGTSSPLVQRRSRSVSPQGKRTHNQIFSAQEATPVKQRSRSSSPIPSAYELLGSCHLHHRHIQGAFQTQAQLPRLGLEDCSLNSCQEVLRSVHGPNLGVGYVNRDGAEAGTGSFCVVPTSWPPHPVHLGAFGGLSLVPLPSLEWPLPSKSGQYELLIQPQPRSHHRAHYETEGSRGAVKTPNGGHPEVQLCGYQGTAPLGLQVFIGTADERLLKPHAFYQVHRITGKTVTTPSMERMVNGTKVLEIPLQPKNNMRAVIDFVGILKLRNADIELRNGETDMGRKNTRVRLVFRVHIPQSGGQLVSLQVASLPIECSQHSAQEIPLVKKQNLDRCSVLGRQHMLLTGQNFSCDSRVIFSEKTQDGLQIWEVEASVDREKSNANMLLVEVPPYRDRTICHTAKVNFYVTNGKKKRSEPQHFIYTPMIAIKVEPLDRWQLNLCDYSDIQPLSGTSAKSLIHWPEQQSNIQAFSVSPTNVHITKGADQQDFQPAFYRSRAGNITNNTELLYGPTNQLFHNNCAAVLHGGFLTASNPANIHAFVVPLPQAVTVKNPSGKPSQGSEINHAFQTYSSTGHQSTVQAVQSLEKSPPLRWVQGDICEKAQTQDSKPDSVTANQDARTEERLAVKEEDLGCVYLEDVNDIIHRDLRDNHSDVGGPQRHDL from the exons ATGACGTCTGACATCAGTCAGGAGGAGTTGGACTTTGCagatttgtttctttataatccACCAGAGGATGACTTTTCTGGTGGCTTTATGCAAG CTAATGGCGAGCAACACCCACTTCAGGTGGTCAACACTTCATTCATTAAGGATGCCCCATCTCAAAGCCCTGCTAATGAAAGTTCATCATCAGAGGTGGCTTTTGACTCCACGGGCTTGGCTACAATACCAGGGATAATCCCAGCTCCGAGCCCCAGGATTGAGATCACTCCATCCGGGGACTCCCTCGGCTCTCAAGCCCTGGAGCAGAGCCCCGGCTCCAACGTTCTGGGGACCTACCGGGAGTGTGCAAGCCCTGCCAGTAGCAACTCCTCCACAGGCTGGCCAGCAGAAGGAAGCTCTCCATCAGCCTCGCCAAGCATCTCTCCTTCCAATAGGGGCAGATGTGCGACGGAGTTGTCCACCCTAGATCTCTGCCCCTACATGCAGGGTATCCACACTTGTTCTACCCACTCGTCTCCGGGTAACAGCTTCACCGATGAGCCTTTTCTCCTGCCTCAACGCCAAGGAACCTCCTCACCACTAGTCCAGCGCCGCTCCCGTTCTGTCTCACCACAAGGAAAACGCACTCATAACCAGATCTTCTCCGCTCAGGAGGCCACTCCAGTCAAACAACGCTCCCGGAGCTCCAGTCCAATCCCTTCGGCCTACGAACTCTTGGGGTCTTGTCACCTCCATCACAGGCACATTCAAGGCGCGTTCCAAACCCAAGCTCAGCTGCCGAGATTAGGTCTAGAAGACTGCAGTCTCAACTCATGTCAAGAAGTTTTGAGAAGCGTACATGGGCCAAACCTTGGTGTAGGTTACGTGAACAGGGATGGAGCTGAGGCCGGGACTGGAAGCTTCTGTGTAGTTCCAACGTCTTGGCCTCCTCATCCAGTCCACCTTGGAGCATTTGG AGGTCTTTCTTTAGTACCGCTGCCGTCGCTAGAGTGGCCATTGCCTAGTAAGTCCGGTCAGTACGAGCTGTTGATCCAACCCCAGCCAAGATCTCACCACAGGGCTCACTATGAGACCGAGGGCAGCCGTGGAGCTGTCAAGACACCCAATGGCGGACACCCAGAAGTCCAG CTCTGCGGTTATCAAGGAACGGCTCCGCTGGGGCTGCAGGTCTTCATTGGGACGGCTGATGAGAGACTACTGAAACCCCACGCCTTCTACCAGGTCCATCGCATCACCGGGAAGACCGTGACCACACCAAGCATGGAGAGGATGGTCAATGGGACCAAAGTGTTGGAAATCCCTCTCCAGCCAAAAAACAACATGAGAGCTGT GATCGACTTTGTGGGGATCCTAAAGCTGAGGAACGCCGACATTGAACTGAGGAACGGAGAGACGGACATGGGGCGCAAGAACACCCGGGTTCGCTTGGTGTTTCGTGTCCACATACCGCAATCCGGGGGCCAGCTGGTGTCTCTTCAAGTGGCCTCGCTTCCTATTGAGTGCT CCCAGCATTCCGCTCAGGAGATCCCGTTGGTCAAGAAACAGAACCTCGACCGATGTTCTGTACTCGGTCGACAACATATGCTCCTGACTGGGCAAAACTTCAGCTGTGACTCCAGGGTGATATTCTCCGAGAAGACACAAG ACGGCCTACAAATCTGGGAGGTGGAGGCATCTGTGGACCGAGAAAAATCCAACGCT AATATGCTATTGGTTGAAGTTCCTCCATATCGAGACCGGACCATTTGCCACACAGCCAAAGTAAACTTCTATGTCACCAATGGGAAGAAGAAGCGCAGTGAGCCTCAGCACTTCATCTACACCCCCATGATAG CCATTAAAGTGGAGCCACTGGATAGGTGGCAGCTTAATCTGTGCGATTACTCAGACATCCAACCTCTGTCTGGCACATCAGCAAAGTCGCTCATCCACTGGCCGGAGCAGCAGAGCAATATTCAAGCATTCAGTGTTTCCCCCACAAACGTCCATATAACCAAAGGCGCAGATCAGCAGGATTTCCAACCAGCGTTCTACCGTTCAAGAGCTGGCAACATAACCAACAACACAGAGCTTCTTTATGGCCCTACAAACCAACTCTTCCATAACAACTGTGCTGCTGTACTCCATGGTGGCTTTCTTACGGCATCAAACCCTGCCAACATCCATGCCTTTGTAGTCCCACTCCCTCAAGCTGTTACTGTCAAAAATCCTTCAGGCAAACCGAGTCAAGGCTCCGAGATCAACCACGCATTCCAGACTTATTCATCGACAGGACATCAAAGTACCGTGCAAGCGGTGCAGTCTTTGGAAAAGTCACCGCCTTTGCGATGGGTCCAAGGTGACATTTGTGAGAAGGCTCAAACCCAGGACTCTAAACCCGACTCGGTCACAGCCAACCAAGATGCTCGAACGGAGGAGAGACTCGCAGTCAAAGAGGAGGACCTGGGCTGTGTCTACCTGGAAGATG TGAATGACATCATACATAGAGACCTGAGAGACAATCACAGTGATGTTGGAGGACCGCAGCGTCATGACCTCTAA
- the LOC131106042 gene encoding 1,25-dihydroxyvitamin D(3) 24-hydroxylase, mitochondrial, whose protein sequence is MRAQIQRVPQIVELLKKKKSVGLQHFKPTSSVCVLEEEKDAVEAARCPHAAAAAAAASSSSSLGAHSLDALPGPTNWPLVGSLVELLRKGGLTRQHEALVDYHKKFGKIFRMKLGSFESVHIGAPCLLEALYRKEGNYPQRLEIKPWKAYRDFRNEAYGLLVLEGKDWQRVRSAFQQKLMKPTEVVKLDGKINEVLEDFVGRIGKVNVDGKIDDLYFELNKWSFETICLVLYDKRFGLLQEKVDEEAMNFITAVKTMMSTFGMMMVTPVELHKSLNTKTWQDHTIAWDRIFSTVKVYIDKKLKKNALSAPDDLIGDILHHSGLSKKELYAAFTDLQIGGVETTANSMLWAIFNLSRNPAAQKKLLSEIRTVVSADQQPCGEHLKSMPYLKACLKESMRLSPSVPFTSRTLDKDTVLGDYAIPKGTVLMLNSHAIGANEEYFDDGKQFKPERWLREKSTINPFSHIPFGIGKRMCIGRRLAEMQLQLALCWLIRDYEIVATDNEPLDVIHSGLLIPNRELPVAFIRR, encoded by the exons ATGAGGGCGCAGATCCAAAGAGTTCCACAGATTGTAGAGCTgctaaagaagaagaagtccgTGGGGTTGCAGCACTTCAAGCCCACATCCTCAGTGTGCGTTCTGGAGGAAGAGAAGGATGCTGTGGAGGCTGCGAGGTGCCcgcatgctgctgctgctgctgcagccgcctcatcctcctcctcattaGGGGCGCACAGCTTGGATGCCTTACCCGGACCCACCAACTGGCCTCTGGTCGGCAGCCTGGTGGAACTCCTCCGGAAAGGAGGTCTCACCAGACAACACGAAGCACTG gTGGATTATCACAAAAAATTCGGTAAGATCTTCCGCATGAAGTTAGGCTCATTCGAGTCAGTGCACATCGGCGCACCTTGCCTGCTGGAGGCGCTCTACCGGAAGGAAGGCAACTACCCGCAGAGGCTGGAGATCAAACCTTGGAAAGCCTACAGAGACTTCCGAAACGAGGCTTACGGACTCCTCGTCCT GGAGGGGAAAGACTGGCAGAGGGTGAGGAGCGCCTTCCAGCAGAAGCTGATGAAGCCCACAGAGGTGGTGAAACTGGACGGCAAAATAAACGAG gtgctGGAAGACTTTGTTGGCAGAATTGGAAAAGTAAACGTGGATGGGAAAATTGATGACTTGTACTTTGAACTGAATAAATGGTCTTTTGAGA ctATTTGCCTAGTGCTCTACGACAAGCGGTTTGGATTGCTGCAAGAGAAAGTCGACGAAGAAGCCATGAACTTCATCACTGCTGTGAAAACT ATGATGAGCACCTTCGGCATGATGATGGTCACACCAGTGGAGCTTCACAAGAGCCTCAACACCAAGACCTGGCAGGACCACACCATAGCATGGGACCGCATTTTCAGCACAG TCAAAGTTTACATTGACAAGAAGTTGAAGAAGAACGCCCTGAGCGCGCCGGATGACTTAATCGGCGACATCTTACACCACAGTGGCCTCTCCAAGAAGGAGCTGTACGCCGCCTTCACTGATCTGCAGATTGGGGGCGTGGAAACG aCCGCCAACAGTATGCTGTGGGCTATTTTCAACCTGTCACGTAACCCCGCCGCACAGAAGAAGCTGCTGAGCGAGATTAGGACTGTGGTGTCTGCAGACCAGCAGCCGTGTGGAGAGCACCTGAAGAGCATGCCCTACCTCAAAGCCTGCCTGAAGGAATCCATGAG GTTATCGCCATCCGTTCCATTCACAAGCAGGACCTTGGACAAAGACACTGTGTTGGGAGATTACGCCATTCCCAAAGGA ACCGTTTTAATGCTCAACAGTCACGCCATCGGTGCCAACGAGGAGTACTTTGACGACGGCAAGCAGTTCAAGCCTGAGCGCTGGTTGCGGGAGAAGAGCACCATCAACCCCTTTTCTCACATTCCCTTCGGCATCGGCAAGAGGATGTGTATTGGGCGGCGGCTAGCCGAGATGCAGCTCCAGCTGGCCTTGTGCTGG CTGATTCGAGACTATGAGATTGTGGCGACGGACAATGAACCACTAGATGTGATCCACTCTGGATTACTGATCCCAAACAGAGAACTACCAGTGGCCTTCATCAGAAGATGA